One stretch of Rhipicephalus sanguineus isolate Rsan-2018 chromosome 10, BIME_Rsan_1.4, whole genome shotgun sequence DNA includes these proteins:
- the LOC119406881 gene encoding carbohydrate sulfotransferase 1-like, whose protein sequence is MLRQTVVQNITRQLEATNKKSSTTKEALIMKSPLVSSTPSWFDKAMSRYTVVPKDKVRRVIIVTYFRAGSSFVGELLSSTPNTFYYFEPLKMFSGNARVSGKAVTNASALVNHLFRCDFLRAPHYLRWAYKDDDFFRRNRFLWTLCKGQRPVCFDADVVTQVCSRASVHVMKVTRLHMSHVRDWLRSNPDIAGSVKIVHLVRDPRGILASRRRLHWCNESKSCVHQDTLCSELRADLDTFEELRRAFPNSTYRVRYEDVSLDPKRESLKLFGALGLNYTTSVSGFLDTHTKPRKASALNPYSTWRNSSAVTFQWRTKLSYKDIVDIQESCVDVLLRLGYRTIIKENELLEGMPLVPVPNLTVQPVETQR, encoded by the coding sequence ATGTTGAGACAAACAGTGGTGCAGAACATTACTCGCCAACTGGAAGCAACGAATAAAAAATCCTCGACAACGAAAGAGGCACTCATAATGAAGTCTCCGTTGGTATCCAGCACACCCAGTTGGTTCGACAAAGCCATGTCCAGATACACTGTCGTGCCCAAAGACAAAGTACGAAGGGTGATTATCGTCACGTACTTTCGGGCCGGCTCCAGCTTTGTCGGCGAGCTCCTCTCCTCGACGCCAAACACTTTCTACTATTTCGAGCCTCTCAAAATGTTCAGTGGAAATGCCAGGGTCAGTGGCAAAGCGGTGACCAATGCCTCGGCTTTAGTCAACCACCTGTTTCGCTGCGACTTCCTGCGAGCCCCGCATTACCTCCGCTGGGCTTACAAAGACGATGACTTTTTTAGAAGGAACCGCTTTCTCTGGACCCTGTGCAAGGGTCAACGTCCGGTCTGCTTCGATGCCGACGTGGTCACCCAAGTTTGTTCCCGTGCGTCTGTTCATGTGATGAAGGTTACGCGGTTGCACATGTCTCACGTTCGCGACTGGTTGCGTAGCAACCCGGACATAGCCGGGTCTGTGAAGATTGTTCACCTGGTGCGCGACCCGCGAGGCATTCTGGCTTCGAGGAGACGCTTGCACTGGTGCAACGAGTCCAAGAGTTGCGTCCACCAGGACACACTCTGCTCAGAACTTCGCGCTGACCTCGATACATTCGAGGAGCTCCGGAGGGCGTTCCCGAACAGCACGTACAGAGTTCGATACGAAGACGTGTCTCTGGACCCCAAGAGAGAATCCCTGAAGCTGTTTGGCGCCCTTGGACTGAACTACACAACGTCagtgtctggtttcctggatacgCACACCAAGCCGCGAAAGGCATCCGCGTTGAACCCGTATTCAACGTGGAGAAACTCATCCGCGGTCACGTTTCAGTGGAGGACTAAGTTAAGTTACAAAGACATCGTGGACATTCAAGAGTCCTGCGTGGACGTGCTCCTTCGGTTAGGCTACAGGACAATAATCAAGGAAAATGAATTATTGGAAGGAATGCCGTTAGTTCCTGTGCCTAACTTAACAGTGCAGCCGGTAGAAACACAACGCTAA